The Acidobacteriota bacterium genome contains the following window.
CACGACGAGGACGAGGATCACGACCACGACGAGGATGAGGATCACGACGAGGAAGAAGACGAGCACGGACACGGCGAGGACGAGATTGAACGCATCCTTCTCGACTCACGGCGCCGGAATTTCCGCTTTACCGGGGGATTGCGCGACCTGGGGAAGGCCGTTGACGAATTCGTTCTGAAACTGAACCTGACCGACTGGAATCACAAGGAGATCGAGTTCTTCGAGAGCGGGGCACAGCATGTCGGCACAACCTTCGACCAGCAGGAATTCGTCTACCGGGGAGTCTTCGAGCAGAAAAAGGTTGGACCGTTGAGCGGTCGCTTCGGCTTCTGGGGACTGGATCGAGAATACTCGGCAGTCGGGGAAGAAGCGCTGTCACCCCCCATCGATCAGACCGGATTCGCCCTTTTTGCCCTGGAGGAATTGGACTTCGAGACCACCAGGTTCCAGTTTGGCGGCCGAGTGGAGACCCAGCGCTACCGGCCGGGTCTTACCGACCTCGGGGGAGATCATGCAGACGAAGAGGACGGTCACGGCCATGACGAGCACGATCACGGGGCCGAAGAAGGCGAGGAAGTCCCCGAGGCCGTCAATCGCACCTTGACCGGAGCATCGGCGTCAGCCGGCCTGCAGGTGGACACCTGGAGTGGAGGATCGCTGGTCGTCAACTACTCCCACTCCTTCCGGGCTCCCTCCCTGGAGGAACTCTACAACTACGGCCCCCACGCGGGGACGCTGTCCTTCGAGATAGGCGACCCGACCCTTCGCCCGGAAACGGGTGACGGCATCGAAATGTCCCTGCGCCACAACAGTCGGAGTCTGAGAGGAGAACTCAACCTCTTCTACTACAACTTCGACAACTTCATCTTTCCCTTTGCACCCGGGACAGTCGCAGGTGGGTTACCGGTGATCGAATTCACCCAGCTCAATGCCCGCTTCCTGGGAACGGAAGCCAACCTCGACATCAACCTGAATCCCAAGCTCTGGCTCAACCTCGGCATGGATTACGTGGATGCCCAGGAGACCGACCTGGGCACACCGCTGCCGAGAATTCCTCCGCTT
Protein-coding sequences here:
- a CDS encoding TonB-dependent receptor, which produces HDEDEDHDHDEDEDHDEEEDEHGHGEDEIERILLDSRRRNFRFTGGLRDLGKAVDEFVLKLNLTDWNHKEIEFFESGAQHVGTTFDQQEFVYRGVFEQKKVGPLSGRFGFWGLDREYSAVGEEALSPPIDQTGFALFALEELDFETTRFQFGGRVETQRYRPGLTDLGGDHADEEDGHGHDEHDHGAEEGEEVPEAVNRTLTGASASAGLQVDTWSGGSLVVNYSHSFRAPSLEELYNYGPHAGTLSFEIGDPTLRPETGDGIEMSLRHNSRSLRGELNLFYYNFDNFIFPFAPGTVAGGLPVIEFTQLNARFLGTEANLDINLNPKLWLNLGMDYVDAQETDLGTPLPRIPPLRGKLGFDFNHRGFRVAPELIMAAQQHQTFTGETRTPGYAVMNLKASYTFAQPHLAHQFSFKVFNLSDRLYRNHSSFIKDLAPEIGRGIRVTYTMRFF